A DNA window from Choloepus didactylus isolate mChoDid1 chromosome 9, mChoDid1.pri, whole genome shotgun sequence contains the following coding sequences:
- the ATIC gene encoding bifunctional purine biosynthesis protein ATIC, with product MAPGQLALFSVSNKTGLVEFARNLTYVGLNLVASGGTAKALRDAGLAVRDVSELTGFPEMLGGRVKTLHPAVHAGILARNIPEDNADMTRLDFNLISVVVCNLYPFVKTVASPDVTVEEAVEQIDIGGVTLLRAAAKNHSRVTVVCDPEDYSTVSTEMQSSDTKDTSLETRRQLALKAFTHTAQYDEAISDYFRKQYGKGISQLPLRYGMNPHQTPAQLYTLQPKLPITVLNGAPGFINLCDALNAWQLVKELKEALGIPAAASFKHVSPAGAAVGIPLSEDEAKVCMVHDLYKTLTPISTAYARARGADRMSSFGDFVALSDVCDVPTAKIISREVSDGIVAPGYEEEALTILSKKKNGSYCVLQMDQFYKPDENEVRTLFGLRLSQKRNNGVIDRSLFSNAITKNKDLPESAFRDLIVATVAVKYTQSNSVCYAKNGQVIGIGAGQQSRIHCTRLAGDKANYWWLRHHPRVLSMKFKAGVKRAEISNAIDQYVTGTIGEDEDLIKWKALFEEVPELLTEAEKKEWVGKLSEVSVSSDAFFPFRDNVDRAKRSGVAYIAAPSGSAADKVVIEACNELGIILVHTNLRLFHH from the exons ATGGCGCCGGGCCAGCTCG CCTTATTTAGCGTCTCAAACAAAACCGGCCTTGTGGAATTTGCCAGAAATTTAACTTATGTTGGTTTGAATCTCGTGGCTTCTGGAGGGACTGCAAAAGCACTGAGGGATGCTGGTCTGGCTGTCAG agatGTCTCTGAGCTGACAGGATTTCCTGAAATGTTAGGGGGGCGTGTGAAAACCTTGCATCCTGCAGTCCATGCTG GAATCTTGGCTCGTAATATACCAGAAGATAATGCTGACATGACCAGGCTTGATTTCAATCTTATAAG CGTTGTTGTTTGCAATCTGTATCCATTTGTGAAGACTGTGGCTTCTCCAGATGTAACTGTTGAGGAAGCTGTTGAGCAAATTGATATCG GTGGAGTGACCTTACTGAGAGCAGCAGCCAAAAACCACAGTCGAGTGACAGTAGTGTGTGACCCAGAGGACTATTCCACGGTGTCCACAGAGATGCAGAGTTCTGATACTAAAGATACCTCCTTGGAGACAAGACGCCAGTTAGCCTTGAAG GCTTTCACTCATACAGCACAATATGATGAAGCAATTTCGGATTACTTCAGGAAACAGTATGGCAAAGGAATATCTCAGCTGCCCTTGAGGTATGGAATGAACCCTCATCAAACTCCTGCCCAGTTATACACCCTGCAGCCCAAGCTTCCCATCACAG TTCTAAATGGAGCCCCTGGATTTATAAACTTGTGTGATGCTTTGAATGCCTGGCAGTTGGTAAAGGAACTGAAGGAAGCTTTAGGTATTCCAGCTGCTGCCTCTTTCAAACATGTCAGTCCAGCAG GCGCTGCTGTTGGCATTCCACTCAGTGAAGATGAGGCCAAAGTCTGCATGGTCCACGATCTCTACAAAACCCTTACGCCCATATCAACTGCCTATGCAAGAGCAAGAG GGGCTGATAGGATGTCTTCATTTGGTGATTTTGTTGCATTATCTGATGTTTGTGATGTCCCTACTGCCAAAATTATCTCCCGAGAG GTATCTGATGGTATTGTTGCCCCAGGATATGAAGAAGAAGCATTGACAAtcctttctaaaaagaaaaatgggagctATTGTGTTCTCCAG aTGGACCAGTTTTACAAACCAGATGAAAATGAAGTTCGAACTCTCTTTGGTCTTCGTTTAAGCCAGAAGAGAAATAATGGTGTCATCGACAGGTCATTATTTAGCAATGCTATTACTAAGAATAAAgat TTGCCGGAGTCTGCTTTCCGAGACCTCATCGTGGCCACCGTTGCTGTCAAGTACACCCAGTCTAATTCAGTGTGCTATGCCAAGAACGGTCAG GTTATTGGCATTGGAGCAGGACAGCAGTCTCGGATACACTGCACACGCCTGGCAGGGGATAAGGCCAACTATTGGTGGCTTAGACATCATCCACGGGTGCTTTCAATGAAGTTTAAGGCGGGAGTGAAGAGAGCAGAAATCTCCAATGCAATTGATCAATATGTTACTGGAACCATTGGCGAG GATGAAGATCTGATAAAGTGGAAGGCACTGTTTGAGGAAGTTCCTGAATTATTAACTGAGGCAGAGAAAAAGGAATGGGTTGGCAAACTTAGTGAAGTTTCTGTCAGCTCTGAtgccttttttcctttcagggataATGTAGACAGAGCCAAAAGG AGTGGTGTAGCGTACATTGCTGCTCCTTCCGGTTCTGCTGCCGACAAAGTTGTGATTGAGGCTTGCAATGAGCTGGGAATAATCCTTGTTCATACCAATCTTCGGCTGTTTCATCACTGA